The Synechococcus sp. RS9916 DNA segment TGACGCAATTGCTGCTCCAGACGGTCAATGCGACCGCGCAATTCATCCAGCTCCCTCTGACTGGCGAGGCCAAGATCCTGGAGGAGGATGTCGCGGTTGCGTTCCAGGTTGCGCCCCATCTGCTGCTCAAGCTCCGGGGTGTCGCCGCGCAGGGCCTTGAGCACGTCATCCACCAATGCGGACGCATGACTGGGGTCGAGGCGACCGCTGCTGACCCATTCCTGAGTGACATTACGAAGACGATCGCCCACGAGAGTGGTGGTGCCGAGGCCCCGCAGAAGCAACTGCTGCAGTGGGTTGGCGCTCTCCATGGCCGCTCTCTGATCGCTGTTGGCTTCAGGATGACTCCACGACCCACCTCTGACCATGGGCAATGACCGATCCCTGGCATCCCTGCAGGGCGTTGCCGGTGGCGCCCTGGCTGGACTTGCGCTGAGCGCTCCCGATTGGTGTCCTTCAGGGCCGTGGTTAATGCTGCCGGCCTTGGCCCTGCTCTGGTCGTCAGCCCGTCGCCCTGGCGCAGCCGGACTCTGGGGCGGTGTGGCCGTCTTGGTGAGTCATCGCTGGCTGCTGGGGCTGCATCCGCTGATGTGGATCGGGGTCCCTGCTCCCTTGAGCCTGCCGCTGGCCATGGCCGTTTGGCTGACCTGTGCCACTGCGGCGGCAGCACTGGTGGCCGGCTGGGCCCAACTCGCGCGTTGGTGCCAGCCGTTGCGCTGGAGCACCGCCTTACTCATGGCCTGCCTATGGGGCTTGGGCGAAGTGGTGTTGGCCCAAGGGCCGTTGTTCTGGATCGGCGTGGGAGGCAGCGTGATCCCCGCCGATCCACTGCTGGCCGGGTTGGCCCGCTGGGTTGGTGCGGGAGGACTGGCCGCGCTTCAGCTCCTGGGGGGATGGTGGCTCTGGCAGCTGACCCGTCAACCACCGCTACAGCGGAAAGGCTGGATCAGCCTCGGTGTCGGAGCAGTAGTGCTGGCGCACGCCTGGGGTTGGTGGAGTCTCCGCCCGACGGAGGCACCAGCAACGGCAGCCCCAACGCTGATCCGCATGGGCTTGTGGCAACCAGCCCTGCCGACGCGCGAAAAGTTCAACGCTGCACAACAGCAACGCTTGCCTGGACGGCTGCAGGATGCCCTGGACAAGGCGGCTGAAAATGGGGCCGACGGATTGGTGGCACCGGAAGGCACCCTGCCTTTGCAAGGTGAACTGCTCGAACCAGCACCTTTGCCCTTGCTCACCGGTGGATTCCGCTGGCAGCGCGGACATCAGCGCAGTGCGTTGCTCCTGGTGGACGCCGGTGAACGGCGGCCTTCACTCGGCATCGACAAACACCGACTGGTGCCCCTTGGGGAATGGATTCCCTCGTGGTTCGGCTCCGCCGCGGGGCTCTCCGCCGTGGGCGGGATTGAACCGGGAGACGCCTCACGCCTCTGGCCGGGTACTGGCCCCAAGCCAGCCGTCGCGATTTGCTACGAGCTCAGTGATGGGGCAGCGTTGGCGCAAGCCGTTGCTGGCGGAGCCGAGTGGCTGCTCACAATCGCCAATCTGGATCCCTACCCAGAGCTGCTGCAACGACAGTTTTTGGCGCTGGCGCAGCTCCGGTCTGTGGAGACGGCCCGTCCGTTGCTAAGCGCAGCCAACACCGGCCCGACGGGCATGGTGTCTGCGGAGGGAAAGGTGCTGCAGCATCTAGCTCCCATGCAGCCTGGATTGCTGATCAGCGCGCTGGAGCCCCAACAGCAATTGACGCCCTACGTGCGCTGGGGTGAGCGCCCGCTGTGGCTGCTGCTGATGGCGACGGTGATCGTTCGCGTCAAGCAACGGGCGGTTGGATCAGGCCGCCCCCCAACACCCGCTCCCCGTCGTAAAACACGGCCGCCTGGCCCGGAGTAATCGAAAACTGGGGCTCATCAAACTGAAGCTGGCAGCGATGGGGGCGCCCACCCGCCGCGTCGGCGTCCGTGGCAGGCACCACCTCCAACCAGGCCCCCACCGGTTGACTGCGGTAACGCACCTGCACCTCCACCCGATAACGCGCCCCCTGCGCAGGTGGAGCCATCGACACCCAGTTCACCGCCCCCACCACGCAACGGTCCGTGCCGGCTTCGGCGCGGGTGGCCACCACCACCCGATTCATGGCTGCATCCAGGCGCACCACATGCAATGGCTCGCTCCAGGCCACCCCAAGACCTTTGCGCTGACCGATCGTGAAGTGCTCGATGCCGTCGTGCTGACCGACGACAGTGCCATCCAGCAGAACAATTTCGCCCTCACGCGGAGGCAGATAGGTGTCGAGGAAGGCCCGCATGGAGCCGTGATGATCCGCGAGGCACAGGTCCTGACTTTCCGGTTTCTTGGCGGTGCGCAAGCCGAAGCGTTCGGCCTCAAGGCGGGTGTCTGGCTTGGTCAGTTCCCCGAGCGGGAACACCAGCCGCCCCAACGCCTCCTGGGGAAGGTCGTAGAGGAAATAACTCTGATCCTTGCGCTGATCCAGACCGCGCAGGAGCTGATGACGGCCGTTGTCGCTTTGATCGCCGTGGCGAACCCTGGCGTAATGGCCGGTCGCGATGCGGTCGATCGAGCGTTCGCGTTCCGCCCAGGCCAGCATCGGACCGAATTTCACCTCGCGGTTGCAACGTGAACAGGGCAACGGCGTGACCCCTTCGGCGTAGCCATCCACCAAAAACTGGACGATCTGTTCCTTGAAGTGCTCGCGGAAATCCACCACATGGTGGGGCACGCCCAGCTGCTCACAAATTCCCGCAGCATCCACCAGGCCTTCAGCGCAACAGGCGCCCTTGCCGCTCATCAGCCAGAGGGTGAGACCCTCCACCTCCCAACCGGCTTCCACCAGCAGCGCTGCAGTGAGTGAACTGTCAACGCCACCCGAGAGACCCACGGCCACCCGGTGCTCGCCCGGCCACTGGCGCAGACGGTCCAGCGCCTGCGCACCGGCAGGGGTGGCTGGGTTGGAGGTCCTGACCGATGGGGCAGACATGGTGGGTTCGGGCGGCATGGGCGGCACCGCTGGATCTCTCCATAGTGAGGTCCCGGCTGTCTGAGCGTGTCCTGGCCTTGCATTGATGCCGATCACTGCCTGGTGAGCACGGCCGAGATGGTGGCGCTGGAGCAGGAGTGGCTGGACAGCGGTCTGCCGGTGCCGGCCCTGATGGAGAAGGTGGGGCTGGCAATGACGGCCTGGTGTTTGGCACGGCCGGAGCTGCTGACCAACGGGGTGCTGGTGCTGGTGGGTCCTGGCCACAACGGCGGAGATGGGCTGGTGGTGGCGCGGGAGCTGTCCCAGGCCGGGATCGCGGTACGGATCTGGTGCCCCCTGCCCCTGCGCCAACCCCTCACGCAGGAGCATCACCGCCACCTGCGCTGGCTGAACAGTCCCGAACTGCAGTGCAGTCCCGATCCCAGCGATCCAGCGCTGTGGATTGAGGCACTGTTTGGACTGGGGCAAACACGCGCCCTGCCCCAAGAGCTGGCTGAACTCCTGAAGGAGCGCCAACGGCATCAGCCCGGCCGGCTGATCAGCCTCGATCTCCCGGCCGGACTGGATGGCGACAGCGGCAGGCCCCTGGACGGCACCGCCGCGGTGGCCCAAGCGACGCTCACGGTGGGATTGGTGAAACGCGGACTGGTGCAGGACGCCGCCCTGGACCATGTCGGCCAAGTGCATCGCATCGATGCCGGCGTACCCCAGCGCCTTCTGGATCGCTTCCAGGCCCAACCGGTGCTGCAGGTGCATGACGCCGATCTGCGCTCACTGCCGCACCCGAAACATCCGCGGGCTGCCATGAAATACCAACGGGGCCGCGTGCTGGTGGTGGCAGGAAGCGAGCGCTATCGCGGCGCCGCCCTGCTCGCTCTGGAAGGGGCGCAAGCCAGTGGAGCCGGCAGTGTGCAAGCGGCCGTGCCGGAATCGCTGGCCTCCGGCCTGTGGCAGCCGCTCCCAGAGCTGGTGCTGGCAGCAGCGTTGCCCAGTGATCCATCGGGGGGGCTGATCTGGGGTGACTGGCTGAACAACGCTGATCTTCAGCGACTGGATGCCGTGCTGCTGGGGCCTGGGCTGGGGAGCAACCAGACCCCCTGGGAGCATCAAGCCGAGGGATTAAAGGCGTTTCCGGGATTGCTGGTGCTGGATGCCGATGGGCTGAATCAACTGGCAGCGTCAGGCACGGGATGGCACTGGATCAGCCAGCGGGAAGGCCCCACCTGGATCACCCCCCATGCCGGCGAATTCAAACGCCTCTTCCCCACCATCCCACTGGATTACCCCCTGGAGGCAGCCCGCTCAGCCGCACGCTGCTCAGGCGCGACGGTGCTGCTGAAAGGCGCCCACAGCGTCGTCGCCACACCCACTGGGATGGTTCACCAACTGATCAGTGGCGATCCGGCCACGGCTCGCACAGGCCTGGGCGATGTGCTCGCTGGTTTCGCCGCAGGCTGGGGGGCCCGCGCCATCGCCGCTCAACTGTCCAACCAGGAGCTCCCGACCATGCTCACCGGCGCGGCTTTGTTGCACGGCGAAGCAGCACGCCGCTGCCAAGGCTCCACTACGGCTCGAAGCGTGGCAACACAACTGGCTGAGCTACTGCGCGAACAGGAGTGTTGCAACAACACTGAGGCCTGATCAACAGTCAGGAAAAGCTCATTTGTTTCAGCAGATCACAGGAGTTTTGTGTCGTTTTGAAAGCACGAATCTGAAGGGTTGCTGAAAACACATCGGAGCTATGGAAATCCATAGGACAGTTCTGCCATCGATTTTCCGTCGGAGATCACCATGGCCTCTCTCGCAGCCGGTCTTGCTGACTCTCAGCGCCGCCGAAGTAGTGATCCGATCAGTTGGTACCTCGCCACGATCGGACGCATTCCTCTGCTCACTCCGGCGGAAGAAATTGAACTGGGGAATCAAGTTCAACAATTGATGGCCCTCACGCAAGACGGCACCATCCCCATCGATAGCGATCAATTCAGCTCGAAAGATCGCCGCATCATTCGCGTCGGTCGGCGTGCAAAGGAACGAATGATGAAGGCGAATCTTCGCCTGGTGGTGAGTGTCGCCAAGAAATATCAAGGCAAAGGTCTTGAATTGCTCGACCTGGTTCAAGAGGGATCCCTGGGCCTTGAGCGCGCAGTAGAAAAGTTTGATCCCACCCGTGGTTACAAATTCTCCACCTACGCGTTTTGGTGGATCCGCCAAAGCATGACCCGGGCGATTGCCTGTCAGTCACGCACCATTCGTCTTCCCGTTCACCTCAGTGAACGTCTCACCACGATTCGGAAGGTGAGCCTTGATCTGGCCCACAAACTCGGTGCCATGCCGTCCCGGCTGGAGATCGCCGAAGCGATGGACATGCCCCTCGAGGAACTGGATTCTCTGCTGCGTCAGGCCCTCACCACCAGCAGCCTCGATGCTCCTGTGAATGGCGAGGAAGGGCGCAGCTTCCTCGGCGATCTGATCGCCGACAACTCCAGCGACGAGCCTCTGGCCAAGGTGGAGCAGAGCATCCACCATGAGCAATTGGGACGCTGGCTGAGCCATCTCAGCGACCAGGAACAGCATGTGCTCAACCTGCGCTTCGGGCTGAACGGCAATGAACGCCACACACTGGCCGAAATTGGCCGCTTGCTTGAAGTGTCGCGGGAGCGGATCCGGCAAGTGGAGCTGAAGGCCCTACGCAAATTGCGCAACCTCACCCGCAGGGTGCCGCCCCAGTTCTGATCAACCCGCAGATCAGCACCACGGTTCAAACCTTTTGGTCTGAACCGTGGTGCTGATCACTTTTCAGTCTTCCGCCCAGATGTAGCGGGTGAGCTCAGAACCGTCGGGTTCTGGAGCGCTCAGAGCGAAGTCAACGCTGTCTTGCACTTCAGCATCGATTTCTTTTTCGATCGTGCGCAGATCATCAGCGGTGGCCAGACCAGCAGACACCAGATCACGCTCGAGGGCCTTGATCGGATCCCGCTGAGCCCAGAACTGCTTTTCCTCCTCGGCACGCAGTTCATCCGGGTCGGCCAGGGAGTGGCCGCGGAAGCGATAGGTGAGGCACTCCAGCAGGGTGGGGCCTTCGCCAGCGCGGGCGCGGGCCACGGCGCGCTCGGTGGCAGCGCGCACAGCCAGCACATCCATGCCATCCACTTCCTCTCCGGCCATGCCGAAGGACCCGGCTTTGCGCCAGATCTCCGGCTCACTGGTGGCACGGTTGTGGTCCATGCCGATGGCCCACTTGTTGTTTTCCACCACGAAAATGATCGGCAGCTTCCACAGCTGCGCCATGTTCAGGCACTCATAAAACTGACCGATATTGCAGGTGCCATCACCAAAGAATGCAGCGGTGACTGCATCACTGCCCGCCTCACCGAGCGCATCACGCTTGTAGCGGCTGGTGAAGGCAGCACCAAGGGCGACGGGAATGCCTTCACCAATAAAGGCGTAACCGCCGAGCAGATGGTGCTCTTTGGAGAACAGGTGCATGGAGCCACCACGGCCTTTGCTGCAACCGGTTTCCTTCCCGAAAAGCTCACTCATCACCTCGCGGGCGGGCACCCCTGCACTAAGGGCATGCACGTGATCGCGATACGTGCTGCAAAACCAGTCGTGCTGGCGCTTCATCGCACCGATCACACCAGTGCTAACCGCTTCCTGACCGTTGTAGAGGTGCACGAAGCCAAACATCTTGCCCCGGTAATACATCTCGGCGCACTTGTCTTCGAAGCGCCGACCCAGGGTCATGTCGCGATACAGCGCTAAACCGGTGTCCCGATCAATCGAGGCGCGGCTGGCGGTCACCAGGCTGGAAAGACGCTCCGCATGGGCACCCGTGAGGCCTCCACCTGCTGCCATCTGCTGGGTTTCCATCGCGATGTCCTGGCCCATGACACGCCACTCATTGACATCCGACTGTAAGGGTCAACGGACGATCAATGGGCAAAAACCCTTGTTCTGCCTACAGTCTGCTGCCAATAGACCGACCGCGAATTCAGGTGGAATTGCCGATCGATCATTTCCGACTGCTGGGCGTCAGCCCCTCTGCCGAGGCGGAAACGATGCTGCGCACGCTGCAGCTGCGCATCGATCGGCCACCCAGCCAGGGCTTCACCCATGAAGCCCTGCAGCAGCGGGCTGAATTGCTGCGACTCTCAGCCGACTTACTCACCGATCCAGCGCGGCGGCGGGATTACGAGGCAGCCCTCCTAGATCTCGGCCAGGAGCATCCGGGCGA contains these protein-coding regions:
- a CDS encoding apolipoprotein N-acyltransferase, which encodes MGNDRSLASLQGVAGGALAGLALSAPDWCPSGPWLMLPALALLWSSARRPGAAGLWGGVAVLVSHRWLLGLHPLMWIGVPAPLSLPLAMAVWLTCATAAAALVAGWAQLARWCQPLRWSTALLMACLWGLGEVVLAQGPLFWIGVGGSVIPADPLLAGLARWVGAGGLAALQLLGGWWLWQLTRQPPLQRKGWISLGVGAVVLAHAWGWWSLRPTEAPATAAPTLIRMGLWQPALPTREKFNAAQQQRLPGRLQDALDKAAENGADGLVAPEGTLPLQGELLEPAPLPLLTGGFRWQRGHQRSALLLVDAGERRPSLGIDKHRLVPLGEWIPSWFGSAAGLSAVGGIEPGDASRLWPGTGPKPAVAICYELSDGAALAQAVAGGAEWLLTIANLDPYPELLQRQFLALAQLRSVETARPLLSAANTGPTGMVSAEGKVLQHLAPMQPGLLISALEPQQQLTPYVRWGERPLWLLLMATVIVRVKQRAVGSGRPPTPAPRRKTRPPGPE
- a CDS encoding phasin family protein, giving the protein MESANPLQQLLLRGLGTTTLVGDRLRNVTQEWVSSGRLDPSHASALVDDVLKALRGDTPELEQQMGRNLERNRDILLQDLGLASQRELDELRGRIDRLEQQLRQRDRQD
- the mnmA gene encoding tRNA 2-thiouridine(34) synthase MnmA: MSAPSVRTSNPATPAGAQALDRLRQWPGEHRVAVGLSGGVDSSLTAALLVEAGWEVEGLTLWLMSGKGACCAEGLVDAAGICEQLGVPHHVVDFREHFKEQIVQFLVDGYAEGVTPLPCSRCNREVKFGPMLAWAERERSIDRIATGHYARVRHGDQSDNGRHQLLRGLDQRKDQSYFLYDLPQEALGRLVFPLGELTKPDTRLEAERFGLRTAKKPESQDLCLADHHGSMRAFLDTYLPPREGEIVLLDGTVVGQHDGIEHFTIGQRKGLGVAWSEPLHVVRLDAAMNRVVVATRAEAGTDRCVVGAVNWVSMAPPAQGARYRVEVQVRYRSQPVGAWLEVVPATDADAAGGRPHRCQLQFDEPQFSITPGQAAVFYDGERVLGGGLIQPPVA
- the pdhA gene encoding pyruvate dehydrogenase (acetyl-transferring) E1 component subunit alpha, whose protein sequence is MGQDIAMETQQMAAGGGLTGAHAERLSSLVTASRASIDRDTGLALYRDMTLGRRFEDKCAEMYYRGKMFGFVHLYNGQEAVSTGVIGAMKRQHDWFCSTYRDHVHALSAGVPAREVMSELFGKETGCSKGRGGSMHLFSKEHHLLGGYAFIGEGIPVALGAAFTSRYKRDALGEAGSDAVTAAFFGDGTCNIGQFYECLNMAQLWKLPIIFVVENNKWAIGMDHNRATSEPEIWRKAGSFGMAGEEVDGMDVLAVRAATERAVARARAGEGPTLLECLTYRFRGHSLADPDELRAEEEKQFWAQRDPIKALERDLVSAGLATADDLRTIEKEIDAEVQDSVDFALSAPEPDGSELTRYIWAED
- a CDS encoding RpoD/SigA family RNA polymerase sigma factor, producing MASLAAGLADSQRRRSSDPISWYLATIGRIPLLTPAEEIELGNQVQQLMALTQDGTIPIDSDQFSSKDRRIIRVGRRAKERMMKANLRLVVSVAKKYQGKGLELLDLVQEGSLGLERAVEKFDPTRGYKFSTYAFWWIRQSMTRAIACQSRTIRLPVHLSERLTTIRKVSLDLAHKLGAMPSRLEIAEAMDMPLEELDSLLRQALTTSSLDAPVNGEEGRSFLGDLIADNSSDEPLAKVEQSIHHEQLGRWLSHLSDQEQHVLNLRFGLNGNERHTLAEIGRLLEVSRERIRQVELKALRKLRNLTRRVPPQF
- a CDS encoding bifunctional ADP-dependent NAD(P)H-hydrate dehydratase/NAD(P)H-hydrate epimerase, translated to MSWPCIDADHCLVSTAEMVALEQEWLDSGLPVPALMEKVGLAMTAWCLARPELLTNGVLVLVGPGHNGGDGLVVARELSQAGIAVRIWCPLPLRQPLTQEHHRHLRWLNSPELQCSPDPSDPALWIEALFGLGQTRALPQELAELLKERQRHQPGRLISLDLPAGLDGDSGRPLDGTAAVAQATLTVGLVKRGLVQDAALDHVGQVHRIDAGVPQRLLDRFQAQPVLQVHDADLRSLPHPKHPRAAMKYQRGRVLVVAGSERYRGAALLALEGAQASGAGSVQAAVPESLASGLWQPLPELVLAAALPSDPSGGLIWGDWLNNADLQRLDAVLLGPGLGSNQTPWEHQAEGLKAFPGLLVLDADGLNQLAASGTGWHWISQREGPTWITPHAGEFKRLFPTIPLDYPLEAARSAARCSGATVLLKGAHSVVATPTGMVHQLISGDPATARTGLGDVLAGFAAGWGARAIAAQLSNQELPTMLTGAALLHGEAARRCQGSTTARSVATQLAELLREQECCNNTEA